The Carassius auratus strain Wakin chromosome 19, ASM336829v1, whole genome shotgun sequence genomic sequence TCACGGGTCTGAATGAACTCTTTCATTTGTAATATTCGAAAACAATGCGCTGCATAAATGCTATGTTCAAAAACATTCAAGGTTAAGTGCATTATACACACGATACCACCCCAACTTCCACTTCTGAACCTCAGAGAAGTCATCTCTCAGTGTCCACAGTCCATTAGTTGAGTGGTCAGAGACGGGAGATCTCCCCATTGAGACCCAGTTCCCCCACACTCTCGTAGTCAGGTTCCACTATCCCATTGCCCTGATGAGCCTCTTCAgatgctttggagatcttgatgGTCTCGTACCCAGGGTCTGTATTCTCTGTAAGGCCCTCTGGAGGCTGGGAGCAAAAAGCTATTGGGTATTCATCCCCAACCGTGGCGTAAAGATCACTGGAAGTCGACTCCGGCACCATTCCCTTGATGTCTCCAATGCTGCTGTAGTCATTTTCAGCTTCCTTTATAGAATTCTTCACTACCTTGGAGTACATATCTGATAACTGGAATTGGAAATGCATCAGAGAATAAGACATCTTTACTCCACAGACTTGGTTCAGCGCaatattaatatgcaaatatgattaattatATCAAAAAGACTCCAAGTTGGTCTTTACAAGATGCTTATGCTGAGCCTACCTCACTGTCCGGAGACACGCTGTCCTGAAGCTCTGGAGTTGTCAGTGGTGATTGTAACTGTTGgaaaatgattaaaacaagacCATTAGTTTAAAACGCTTCATATAGGAAATGGCTCACTTTAGCTGACACATGCTAGTGTCAAAAACTGATTGATGCAATCAGAAGCCGCTCATTCATTACTTAAAGAGTTACTGATTGAAAATCAAATGTACAGTTCCTCTCCTAGCAAGAGAGGTTATATATTTACAAAGAGAATCAATAACTGAGGCATTAATTAACAAAGTAAATCCTACAGAAGATCAATAGCAGACACCTTGGCTGTTGGAGAAGAATATCAATCCCTGTCACAGTCACCTCACTGACAGACAGATTACAGTTAAGCAGGAAATACGCTATAAGCCATTCAAGATTAATCCTTAGATGTTTTTATGCCAAAATTTCAAGCCTGTTTTGATGAAGTCATCTCACCCTGTGAACTTGAGGTGTGCTTTGCTTTGATATGATTGCGCAGAATGTGCATCAGGGACTCGCCAGATGTGCTTTGATATTGGTTTAATTAGCAAAGCAATTAATTTAATAGCCCATACGTGTGGCTCCGCGAAAACACCCCTGACCTCATCACAACTAACAAATGTCTCTTACAATAGGGCTCATCTGCTAATTCACTCTTGCCTTTGTCTCTATCCAGCCCTCTATATTAATTAAAGTGTCTCGTCCATTGATTTGCCCATATAAGAAATGAATAATCATCGGAAGCATTTAAAACACACTGCAATGTCACACAGACTCAGGTTTTTGTGTGATGACATCATTACAGACACATACACtacatacactatatatatatatatatatattaaataacatttattcttagtgaaataaattacaatttattgataatatttcatatgaaaataaatgtatacaatttaacatttacttaactGTTACATTACAGTTGCATCTCATGCCCTGtcaaaacttcaaaaaaaaaaataaagtcattgcATCATAGCAATTATTGTTAGAAGCTCCAGTTCCCATAAAAACAATCTGCACAGGACTGCACATGCACATTTGCTATATATTGCTTTGTAACACTatttgagcataagaaacaaaaCTTATGGGACAGTTCATGTCAGTTTTTATTGCTGATTTGAAATCGCAAGCTTAGAATTTGATCTTGCATTTCCAAAATAGCTTCCTAGAGGCATTGCAAATTTGGCCGAAGAGTGAACTGACTTTCCTTAAAAGGGACTTTGACTACACCCAAAaagaaatgtcatttattttcgcCAAATTTTGCGTAGTACTAAGGTGGAATGCAATGACTGGTGGGTCCGTTTGCAGTGCCCTTCTTACTGAACACATACATTCCCCAAAGGCTGAACACCCATTAGTTCACATTAGATCATACTCTGACACTGACAGGATGCTGACAGCATGGCCCGGGTGTGAAGCGACGGCCTGTAGCGCTGCTCTCAGTGGCGTCGATTAGTATTTGCCTTTACACAGCTGTCAGCATGTGCCCACGCATCTTGTGACAAGGCATCAGTGCTAACAATAAAAGTCCTTCCCTTCAGCAGGAGACTTCTGAGTGTTGATGTGCTGAAATCACAGTTTATCAAAGACAGCTGCCCTCAGTCCATCACGCTAGCATAGTGACAGTGGCACCAATGCATAATGACACACATGGCACTCTGCGCAAGCCAGGCTTGCATCCTTCATCAAATAACCAAACATACAGTGCAGTCCACACAGTCCCAACTAATGAGGCAATGTGTCCAATGTGCGTGCATGTGTTACAACATGCGCTTGTCAGTTAGGGCATCCCAGCTTTAAGTGAATGATTCTCTTGATCAAACACAGACTGATTTACCTGTAAACACATGCTCTGCCATCTCATTCATCATGAGTGTGAGCTGTCAGACAGCTGGAACGCTCTGATCCTTATGCGCACATGTGACCGATAAGATGAATCACTGCAGCCCCATTACACGTCTACATCAGGCCACAGCGAATGGGATTTGGATTGATTGAGGTGTCAAGTTTAAACCAATGGTGTTGTAGGAGACACTTTAACCCAAAGGGTGCCACCCTTAAGCGCCAACACGGCCAGTGCCAAATCCAGTGGACGATCtggaaacacatttacagaaATGTCGGGCAAAATTGTCTCTAAATTGGCCTCTAAACTCTGCTGGTTTTGAATTAGTAACTACTGACATCAGAACAAGGGTTGGCAAGTTTTTAAAACTCACTTTAGGCAAATATGATGCGAAACAAAACTTGATTGCTTACTAGTAGCATTCAGATTGGTTTAGTTAGTGAACATCCAATTCCCATGTACTTACTATGTATGTTGTGTCCCATCAGACACTTTGTTTCTCAATCCgtctaaaattattttgtttacaaatatCCAATGCGGATACTAATTGCCTGATTGCAATTGTATTACTTTGATGCGTTTTCAGTGTTgagaaggttactttggaaatcgAATTGGTTACAGACTACAGGTTACCCTATTTGAAATGCAATAAGTAGTGCAgctatttcaattattttattaaagtaatgcaaCTAATTACATTTGATTGCCTTTCTAAATATTCTCAGGTCAACCTCTCAGACCAACAGAAGCATGGGTCAGTTTTGGGTAGATATCTGGCTGAGCATGAAATCTAGTGCTGTTTTTGTCTGAAAAGACATATAATTGATTTTTGAGTACAAGGACAAAGGAAACAGAAATAcagggcaaaaacactaaatgagaacaacaaaaggagagagagtgaacattagagcaaaagagagagattGACAGAGCAAGAGTGCAAGAGGGAAGTGATGAACAAAGGAGGTGCAGGGCGTCCTCGACTGGTGACAGTAGTGTGTAGCTGTAGTGAATGCTTACACCGTGTGCAGACATTTACTGTGGGTGCAACAGCAGCTTGTCTGCTGTCCTCTACAGATGGCTTCATTTGTATGCTACAGGCGCACGTATGTATATCACCATCAACCTAAAACATTGTAATTAAACTGGAAACACACTGTTCTCTACTATTTTCTTGCGGTTTCTACGTTTAGCTGGCACTGGAGAATGCTAGTGCAGCTCCTTTTTGGTTTGTTTCTGAGATTACCTTGTTCTCGATTATACACGTTAAAGGGTCTCATCACTCTGCAGGAGATGGAGTTGCTCCTGCTTAAGAAAATGATTACtgaagaaaattaagaaaacacaaattaagatatttctaatgaaatccgagagctttctgaccctgcataaacAGTAGCACAACTGACAGGTTCACtgtccagaaacatagtaagaacatcgttaaaatagtccatgcgaCATAAGTGGGCCTAcggtaattttacgaagctacgaaaatacttttttttgctCAAAGAAAATATCTCGCATCCTGTGACAAATCTGCTGCATCTGTgcacggaagttatcagtctaaatgttctaaATGTTCGGGGAAAATCAATAGTagtccagcagtttaacactaatattgggcataaatgaacatgttaaatataaagtatttaaaacaggtaagttcataatTTTGGAGTACGtttaattgaactgatgcatcagtcatacagcgctccggaCCGCGTGCCTCATGACGAGAccgacgcaccgccacagaaacaagaatgagcaGTCGTCTAACATAAcggtggcattaaactcagttagtgagggctcgtttaaaatattgcacatatatggGCCGTTCAGAtaacttgttaaagtgcaatgaaataccttatatctggagacaatgtacgtctgtttgtggatggagactttgtaacggcTGAAAcgatgcatcacattatagtttggagtgcatgaaaataataacaaggcggcagagcgaacttatcatcAATAGTGGTccactatggatgataaattcgctctgccgccttgttaaTATTtcgtctttactttatttgtaacgccaagaaagagttaatctctcatgtttgaGAAGAGCGCGATGCCGTGTAGCAGCCTTTTCTATCTCTATCAattcatggatttaacgagttatccgagtcaaagcggACAACTTCAGTGACTATAGGCTCTAATCCTCCTGCGCTCgcggtgtatgtgtgtgcgtgtgaaatGAGGGGAtaaagtgaaatagctgggcagtttgatagctgaattataataagcagcctaataaaaataatggttattattataatgtaatacattaataggagaatgagcctaatttCGTCTTGATTATCGACAGAGAAATCTACAATCGTCTATCAGCACAACCCTATACTGGACTGCCTTTTTCGAGGACAAAAGTAGCTCCTGCTCTGGAGCAGGGTCTTACCAGTACAACTGGTACTTACCGTGATGTCAGTAGACACTGACGCCTAGCCAGACGCATTCGACAACGCACTCACATCCCATGATTTAAAATGCCTTGTATACATACTGTAAACACCTGTGTCAGTTTATTTTGCAAGTACTGTATGAAGAAAGGTGATAAATAGTTGgatgctgaagtgcaggcacttgtaggaAATCTAGCAATGCCAGTTGTCGTTGGAGATTCCCTCTTTATGTTCTTTCAATCACTTTACATATAtgtcgacattccatgtccattatcgTGAAACCCAcgacacacaacaaaaacacagcccTAGTCcttctaaagcagtggttctcaaccacgttcctggaggcccccccaACAACGCAGGTTTTCCATGTCtgcttaatcaaacacacctgattcagatcatcagctcattcgTTGAGACTCCAAGATCTGAAAAgggtgtgtcagacaaaggagagatgTAAAATATGCAGTGTTTGGGAGGCCTCCAGGAGCTTGGGAACCACTGTTCTAAAGTATCGGTAGCACTGACCATCAAAACAATCCAGTGCCTGTACAGCATCTGCCAGGCGATACAAGTGCAGGTATGTTATGCCTTGCGATAATGTGGATTCATGCAAAGAAGTTAACTCAACAACAATGGTACTTTCATAAGAAAGAGAGTTTGGTAGCCCCACCTGTCCATTCGGAATCTGCTGATTCTCATTCTCATCCAGAGCTTTGTCTGGTACAGGAGGTGGTTTTTCATCCTCAGGCTCTTCGAAATTCACAATGGCAGCCGAGCGCCTGGCCTCCATGTCGGTGCTGTAGCGGCTCTTCTTGCTGAGGTTGACAGAGGCATACTCCACACCATTGGGCAGCATGGTGTGGTCTGGTGTAGCGGGGCTTGGGTGGCCATTAAAAAGAGGTGCAGATGGTTCCTCTGGGCTTAGTGTACCGTTGGAAAGGCCAATGTCCTTGAGTTCTTTCACCGTCTCGTATAGACAGTCCTCGACACTGACATCACGGGAGGCGCTGTCCTTCACCACCTCATACGTGCCTTCTCCTGCGGGAGCTTGCGTATCGATGGCTCCTTTGAGGGTATCGGTGGGTGGAATGCTGGGTAATTCCCGATCCTGGTGATACTTAGAGGATCTGATCTCTGATTGGCTGGACAGCATGTCTTCTGAAGGCTGGGGACTTGTGTCCATTGTGTCCGTTAGTACTGAGGACAAAGGTAAGTTGAAAGAGTGTGAGTTGCCTGCTGTAGTTGTTTACAGACAGTGTCAATGAGACCGTAGAACTGTTACCTGTACCACTGGTGAGAGGCCCATTATGAGAGCTGCTGATCGCCAAGTCAGTCCCATGGCTCTCTACTGACTGGCTACATACTTCCTTTTCTGACACCTGCAGAGAAATAGGATGTAATTTGTTACCTATGcactataaatgaaataaaaaccatTCAATGATGCAATCGGTCTTCAGACTGCAAGCTAAAGCAGGGGATCTCAAACTTTGGGTCATGAAAACAGAGATGAGATACATGCTAGACTTTTGATTCTGTCTTATAATTTCAGGGTCAATGATAAAACTGATTGAATGTGAAATGTAATGGGTCATTTGTGAGATGGTAGCATGCATAGCTTAATTCTCTGACACCAGTCAGAGAgcaagaatttaaataaaaaaatgggtcAAGGAccaaaaaaggttgagaacctgCTATAAGGAGACCAGAGACAAAGACACTTGGACTGAGCTCTTTGTTTGCATCTTTAAACCGTAGCAAAACACCCTGCTGTGGCACTCTGAGAACACCTAGTGGCAGGTCTTTGAAATGCCTGTTGCCAGGGTGATTAAGTCCTTCAGAAGCAGGAGGTTAAAAGCTGAGAGCCACTCAGATTGTCACTGAAAGACAAAGACCCCATTTAACCTGTCAGGCTGTGACAGACACCGCCATTTAAACAAAGCCCCCCTCAATATATTGACAGGGAAGATGTATATTATCGTGCAAAGATTTGCCTTCAGATATCCATCAAAACTATAGAGGTTTACTGCGGTTAACAGAGCGATTTGCTTAATCATGTCACAATCATTACTACTCACTTTATATAATACAGATGGTCTCAACCTTGAGGTCACAGCCCTGTGTTTGTCTCCAAAGTGGTTATCTGCCCAGTTTTCATATAAAGCAAGACTAcacctatatataaatattaatcttAAGCTGTAATGTAACAAATATCTGCTACAATGAGACCtagaagattattattattattatatatatatatatattaggggtgtaacggttcacaaaattcacggttcggttcgatacgatacactgatgtcacggttcggttcggttcggttcgatacgttttagatacagcaaaatgtaaaaacatctcaacttttcagaatgccgcaagcgcaccgcgggtcatgtgacaagaaccaaccaatcagcttcatcctttcccgtaacaacgttgagagctcagccaagatgaaggaacagctgatcatagttgtatatggattgcaattttgaaataaattcagtagcagagctactgcaagcgatttttagagctgcaaatccatttatccttcgctgaaatttccgcgtctcatggagagagcacgtcattgttgcttagcaaagacagacgcctcaggagaaagacgcgcttagcgttttccatgcgtttttaggcacgatatgtgaacggcccctaaggcgctcgctcactcagcacgcgctgaaggctcgttgcaaaatgtctaatgcatttaacagaccagaaatataagatcctaaaataaccaacaggtctggtgtttgggttggattccctgtaagctatagtttctaaatgctgcagggatagtttgctgcgtgcatgtttctcctttttttcgtcttttcccagatagtactgacgcatatatcccagatattcccgctggttttttttttttttttttgtaatcccgctggtgtaccctgtcatgttgcaaatgcgacataccgttgtttatttatccaccactctcttgccatcaccattatagcttaaatggaatccaaagtgcacccaaacaccagacctgttggttattggaggatcttctcatttctagtctgttaaacgcattggctattttgcaacgagccttcagcgcgtactgagtgagcgagcgcctgctgagtagcctaacataaacatataagatggtgtttttttcttcttcgggagtgtcaggggcgttgcctgttacgttgtttgggttattgggctaccttgttgaacgcatatcattatatttctttctctctctttttttttttttcaaatataattaattactccaacgaaccgttcggtatacataatgcgtaccgcgtaccgaaccgaaagcgtcgtaccgaacggttcaatacgaatacgcgtatcgttacacccctaatatatatatatttacagtagattaAATTCTGAATTGCTCCAATTTAAATTCTAAtcaattaattactattatttaaatgacttttttcccACTTAAAGTTTAGAGACGATAAGATTTCTGTTTTTTGAaaataagtctcttttgctcaccaaggctgtattttgtaaaagcaaaacagtaatattgtgaaatttgacAATTCCAaggaaaatttatattttaatacattttaaaatgtaatttattcccgtgatgcaaagctgaattttcagcataattttttCCAGTCTTTGaagtcccatgatccttcagacattTCTTGATGAATGGTAGCACATATTGAGAATTTGAACTGAGAAATTCGATTCAGTtgattaaaaataagtaaaatttatttttagttggAGGAAGTGCAATCGTTTGCAGCTCAGCTGTTTGACAAAATATCTAAAGGCCTATATGGTTTGGTTTTATGCAAGTGATGGTTTATCTCTTTGCTCATACGTGGCAAGATTCCGGCTGAGTTTTAGAGTGGTACCCACCTCTTTTTCACCATGCAAAAATGATTTGATAAAGTCCTAGTGCAGTCAATAACACTCTTAAGTAGAAATGTGTTGTTATTCTTAATGTAATCTACAAGTCATTTAACTACTCTTGTGAAATTCAAAATAAGTCGCAAACCTCAAAATGCAGAGAGCCCAGTTTCTGTAGTAATGTAAGCATAACCAGTAAGTGTTATTAACAGCATTTGCATAAAGGCCACAGTTTAGACATTTTTACAGCTTTCATGTTGCTGTTAGTGTAGTGCACAGCATGCAAATGCAGAAAGCATAGCTAACGATACATCTGAGGTAAACGCATCCCaatgaatataataaacataaaatcaaCATCTGGCTGTGTGGGGGCCTGATGATCtttgtactgtacatgtgtgcTCCACAAGCCTTCATAATCAGTCAACAAGCCACAGACATGCTGGCAGGCCCCCTCATTTAATGACAGTTACAATGAACGATTCATGCATAAAACATTCCCACAGATCCTGCCTATACAGCTgcttgtgtgtatgcatgtgtgtgtttagcaCTCAATTATGCCCTCAGTAGGTCACACTAATCTCCTGACTGCTAAACATCTCCTGAACTCTTGAACTCTGTCCTTGGATGATAATTTCACAGAAAACACCCACTCAGATGCAACAGACCCAGAGAGAAAGGCAACTCATGCATGAAGTTTCTCATCTCCCTGCAgccaaacaaaaatgttaatctgTCTGCTTCATGCTTTCCTCCCACAAACCCCGGGTCGCACAATGACCGTCCATTCTCTTCTCTGTTCTCCCAGCTTTACCAGGCCCCCCGAGCACAGCGGTCACACATTCTCATGACTAAAACACTCTAAAGATGGTTCATGTAATCTAGGGTCTTTCTgtgattaaaaatgcattttgaaatgaaaaacgAGGAATGGCCACAATGAGGCAGCACAGGGTTCAAACTCTCAGATGGAAAGCATCACTGAAGCACATGCTTACCCCATTCATCAGGTTTTCATGGTCTCCTGGCGGCCCCCCTTTTTTCTGCCTGTGGAGTCAGAGGGAGAGAATTACTGAGAAATTTTGATTAAGTCTGTAGATTTGGTTGTGTGCTCTAAATCTATTGTCTGttgctttgtctttgtgttgCAACATTCAATATCATATTCTAAGATGCAAACTAAGCCTTGTTCTAGACAGCAAAGCATTTCAAATCACATTTAATATAGAACTGAATCAAGGATTACGCTTTATCTGCAGGAATCTGAAGGAAACTGCCCTTGGAAGTTTTATCCTGGTtatattttggaaataaaaatatttagtacaaaaatataatttcttcttaataaaataaataaataaatatactgtataaattaatTCCATGACATGTAGGCCTACTAAATATTGGTGACATCAGTGACAGactaatatgtttgt encodes the following:
- the pag1 gene encoding phosphoprotein associated with glycosphingolipid-enriched microdomains 1; the encoded protein is MAPALSAMLGSEVAGAAALAKGELALVGTLTALTAFLLLSVLLLLCASCQGQKKGGPPGDHENLMNGVSEKEVCSQSVESHGTDLAISSSHNGPLTSGTVLTDTMDTSPQPSEDMLSSQSEIRSSKYHQDRELPSIPPTDTLKGAIDTQAPAGEGTYEVVKDSASRDVSVEDCLYETVKELKDIGLSNGTLSPEEPSAPLFNGHPSPATPDHTMLPNGVEYASVNLSKKSRYSTDMEARRSAAIVNFEEPEDEKPPPVPDKALDENENQQIPNGQLQSPLTTPELQDSVSPDSELSDMYSKVVKNSIKEAENDYSSIGDIKGMVPESTSSDLYATVGDEYPIAFCSQPPEGLTENTDPGYETIKISKASEEAHQGNGIVEPDYESVGELGLNGEISRL